The following proteins come from a genomic window of Polyangiaceae bacterium:
- the rplC gene encoding 50S ribosomal protein L3, with protein sequence MNQHPGVIGRKLGMTQIFTEDGSVIPCTVIEAKATVVGKRTQEKDGYDALIVGLGERTSKHTNKPLGGAYKKSGVAPKQTLRELRCDAEFAAGFEVGQDLKLDGLFEEGQFVDVQGTSRGRGFSGVMRRHNFKGAVSTHGSHEYKRHGGSIGTNMTPGRVLPGVKMPGQHGNATVSVLNQRVAKVLPEEGLLLIRGGVPGSKNGLVVVHGAIKRRGGKPAK encoded by the coding sequence ATGAATCAACACCCCGGCGTCATCGGGCGCAAGCTCGGAATGACTCAGATCTTTACCGAGGACGGCAGCGTCATCCCCTGCACCGTGATCGAGGCCAAGGCTACGGTCGTTGGCAAGCGCACTCAGGAGAAGGACGGCTACGACGCCCTCATCGTGGGCCTCGGAGAGCGCACCTCCAAGCACACCAACAAGCCCCTCGGCGGTGCCTACAAGAAGTCGGGAGTGGCTCCCAAGCAGACGCTGCGCGAGCTGCGCTGCGACGCGGAGTTCGCCGCGGGCTTCGAGGTCGGGCAAGATCTGAAGCTCGACGGGTTGTTCGAGGAAGGCCAGTTCGTGGACGTGCAGGGCACCTCCCGCGGGCGTGGCTTCTCCGGCGTCATGCGTCGCCACAACTTCAAGGGCGCGGTGTCGACCCACGGCAGCCATGAGTACAAGCGCCACGGCGGCTCCATCGGTACCAACATGACGCCCGGTCGCGTGCTCCCCGGCGTGAAGATGCCCGGCCAGCACGGCAACGCGACCGTGAGCGTGCTGAACCAGCGCGTCGCCAAGGTTCTCCCCGAAGAGGGGCTGCTTCTCATCCGCGGCGGCGTTCCCGGTTCCAAGAATGGGCTGGTCGTCGTGCACGGTGCCATCAAGCGGCGCGGCGGCAAGCCCGCGAAGTGA
- a CDS encoding glycogen/starch/alpha-glucan phosphorylase: MPAPVKPIAGDEQLPLDVDAFRKSFVRHVRHTQGKDPRISTQLDHFVAAVHSVRDRLTDRWTRTIERFVREQPKRVYYLSMEFLLGRLLEDALVNLGVMDELREALAQVGVDLSDVLEQEHDAGLGNGGLGRLAACFLDSMATLGIPGMGYGIRYEYGIFQQDIVRGEQIERPDNWLRYGNPWEFERPERRYAVHFGGRVIQYSGPHGRMQHEWVDTHQVLAVAYDTPVPGFQNNVVNTLRLWSAKSTRAFDIEYFNRGDYIKAVELKAQTESISRVLYPNDAQLAGKELRLKQEYFLVSATLQDALARHLARHETPVNLHDFAIFQLNDTHPALAVAELMRLLVDRHHLDWDLAWTVTSRCFAYTNHTILPEALERWPVWMLERLLPRHLQIIYEINDRFLREVRLRYPGDVGRLQRMSLVEEGPEKQVRMANLAIVASSRVNGVSELHSRLIREQLFRDFSDFFSGKFINQTNGVTPRRWLQKCNPELATLISRRIGEGWQKDLAELEKLEGFAADPETQAEWVAIKRRNKERLARWLRHTHGLDLDPTQLLDSQVKRIHEYKRQLLNLLHVVALYLELRADRTLDRVPRTFLFAGKAAPGYAMAKKIVYLINAVAERVNADPLTRDRLRVLFVPNYGVTSAEHIIPASDVSEQISTAGMEASGTGNMKFALNGALTIGTLDGANIEIKDNVGQENVFIFGLTAEEVEGTHRAGYDPWRLYHSDPAIRTALDAIESGMFSPDDPHRFRDVVESLLGGGDRYLVLADFRSYVRTHEALEQVYRDSGEWARRSILNVARMGWFSSDRTIAGYAREIWNVPV, translated from the coding sequence ATGCCAGCACCCGTGAAACCCATCGCCGGTGACGAACAGCTCCCGTTGGACGTGGATGCGTTCCGCAAGAGCTTCGTGCGTCACGTGCGCCACACCCAAGGCAAGGACCCCCGCATCAGCACCCAGCTGGATCACTTCGTCGCGGCGGTTCACAGCGTTCGCGATCGCCTGACGGACCGCTGGACGCGAACCATCGAGCGTTTCGTTCGGGAACAGCCCAAGCGGGTCTACTACCTGTCGATGGAGTTCCTGCTCGGGCGCCTGCTGGAGGACGCCTTGGTGAACCTGGGCGTGATGGACGAGCTCCGCGAAGCACTGGCACAAGTGGGGGTGGACCTCTCCGACGTGCTCGAGCAAGAGCACGATGCCGGCCTCGGCAACGGAGGATTGGGTCGGCTGGCGGCGTGCTTCCTGGATTCCATGGCCACCTTGGGCATCCCGGGAATGGGCTACGGCATCCGCTACGAGTACGGCATCTTCCAGCAAGACATCGTGCGCGGCGAGCAGATCGAGCGGCCCGACAACTGGCTTCGCTACGGCAACCCGTGGGAGTTCGAGCGTCCCGAGCGCCGTTACGCGGTGCATTTTGGTGGTCGCGTGATTCAGTACAGCGGCCCCCACGGTCGCATGCAGCACGAGTGGGTGGACACGCACCAGGTGTTGGCGGTGGCGTACGACACGCCGGTTCCAGGTTTCCAGAACAACGTGGTGAACACGCTGCGGCTGTGGTCCGCCAAGAGCACCCGTGCGTTCGACATCGAGTACTTCAACCGCGGCGACTACATCAAGGCCGTGGAGCTGAAGGCGCAGACCGAGAGCATCTCCCGCGTGCTGTACCCGAACGACGCTCAGCTCGCCGGCAAGGAGCTGCGCCTGAAGCAGGAGTATTTCCTGGTTTCGGCCACGCTGCAGGACGCCCTGGCGCGACACCTCGCGCGCCACGAGACACCAGTGAATCTCCACGACTTCGCCATCTTCCAGCTCAACGACACCCATCCGGCGCTGGCCGTGGCGGAGCTGATGCGGCTGTTGGTCGATCGCCACCACCTGGATTGGGATCTGGCTTGGACGGTCACCAGCCGTTGCTTCGCCTACACCAACCACACCATCTTGCCGGAGGCGCTCGAGCGCTGGCCGGTGTGGATGCTGGAGCGGCTGTTGCCACGGCACCTGCAGATCATCTACGAGATCAACGACCGCTTCTTGCGGGAGGTGCGGCTGCGCTACCCCGGGGACGTGGGCAGGCTGCAGCGCATGAGCCTGGTGGAGGAGGGCCCCGAGAAGCAGGTCCGGATGGCCAACCTGGCGATCGTGGCGAGCTCGCGCGTGAACGGCGTTTCGGAGCTCCATTCGCGCCTGATCCGAGAGCAACTGTTTCGGGATTTTTCGGACTTCTTCTCCGGCAAGTTCATCAACCAGACCAACGGCGTCACGCCCCGGCGTTGGCTCCAGAAGTGCAACCCGGAGCTCGCCACGCTGATCTCCCGGCGCATCGGCGAAGGCTGGCAAAAGGACCTGGCGGAGCTCGAGAAGCTCGAGGGCTTCGCCGCCGATCCCGAGACCCAGGCGGAGTGGGTTGCCATCAAGCGGCGGAACAAGGAGCGGCTGGCGCGCTGGCTGCGCCACACCCACGGCCTCGATCTGGATCCCACGCAGCTCTTGGATTCCCAGGTGAAGCGCATTCACGAGTACAAGCGCCAGCTGCTGAATCTGCTGCACGTGGTGGCGCTGTACCTGGAGCTTCGCGCGGACCGGACGCTCGACCGAGTGCCACGGACGTTTCTGTTCGCGGGCAAGGCCGCGCCCGGCTACGCGATGGCGAAGAAGATCGTGTACTTGATCAACGCCGTGGCGGAGCGCGTCAATGCGGATCCGTTGACGCGGGATCGGCTGCGCGTGTTGTTCGTGCCGAACTACGGAGTGACCTCGGCGGAGCACATCATTCCGGCCAGCGACGTCTCGGAGCAGATTTCCACCGCGGGGATGGAAGCGTCCGGTACCGGGAACATGAAGTTCGCGCTGAACGGTGCCTTGACCATCGGGACGTTGGACGGCGCCAACATCGAGATCAAGGACAACGTCGGGCAGGAGAACGTGTTCATCTTCGGGCTCACGGCGGAAGAAGTGGAGGGCACCCACCGCGCTGGCTACGATCCCTGGCGCCTGTACCACTCGGATCCGGCGATTCGAACGGCCCTCGACGCGATCGAGAGCGGCATGTTCTCGCCGGACGACCCCCATCGCTTCCGGGACGTGGTGGAGTCGCTCTTGGGAGGTGGGGACCGCTACCTGGTGCTCGCGGACTTTCGTTCCTACGTGCGCACGCACGAAGCGCTGGAGCAGGTGTATCGCGACTCCGGCGAGTGGGCGCGGCGATCCATTCTCAACGTGGCTCGCATGGGTTGGTTCTCCAGCGACCGAACCATCGCGGGGTACGCCCGCGAGATCTGGAACGTCCCGGTCTGA
- a CDS encoding FHA domain-containing protein yields the protein MGMKGTAKEASDTFVEFEAPDKDKILHGSGDQAVVRVVLYDNKALRTSGVTADSIIQLKGTTQPFPLLWVLGGAFGLVVVALLIVVIVRSGGKKGGGGAPPPPVVAGGAPPYGGYGGPPQGGGYGGPPQGGGYGGPPQGGGYGGPPQGGGYGGPPQGGGYGGGGGYGASPPVGGPPPGHGASPPEVSPPSPAAPAGGGVSPEFLYGGGSPQYGVTNDAPAQQPAAPPNPYASTGPSVSRATLQGSAGVFTVVPGIEMKAGRDGSQCGILLTEPRVSGLHASVKLDNGQLLIRDENSNNGTLVNGNRIAPGTWTPVQDGSLLRFGPVEFSVRLE from the coding sequence ATGGGCATGAAGGGCACGGCGAAGGAGGCGAGCGACACGTTCGTGGAGTTCGAAGCGCCCGACAAGGACAAGATCCTCCACGGTTCGGGGGACCAAGCCGTCGTGCGCGTGGTGCTGTACGATAACAAGGCCCTCCGCACGAGCGGCGTCACCGCCGACAGCATCATCCAGCTGAAGGGGACCACGCAGCCGTTCCCGTTGCTGTGGGTTCTGGGCGGAGCCTTTGGCCTGGTCGTCGTGGCGCTGCTCATCGTGGTGATCGTGCGTAGCGGCGGAAAGAAGGGCGGCGGAGGCGCACCGCCGCCGCCCGTCGTCGCTGGCGGAGCGCCGCCCTACGGTGGCTACGGCGGTCCGCCCCAAGGCGGCGGCTACGGCGGTCCGCCCCAAGGCGGTGGCTACGGCGGTCCGCCCCAAGGCGGCGGCTACGGCGGTCCGCCCCAAGGCGGCGGCTACGGCGGTCCGCCCCAAGGCGGCGGCTACGGCGGGGGCGGTGGCTACGGCGCATCACCCCCAGTCGGTGGACCTCCACCAGGACACGGAGCGTCACCACCGGAGGTGTCCCCTCCTTCGCCGGCAGCCCCCGCGGGTGGGGGCGTAAGTCCGGAATTCCTGTACGGCGGCGGTTCCCCGCAATACGGCGTGACCAACGACGCGCCAGCTCAACAGCCCGCTGCCCCACCCAACCCCTACGCCAGCACGGGACCCAGCGTGTCCCGCGCCACCCTTCAAGGTTCGGCAGGGGTGTTCACGGTCGTGCCCGGCATCGAGATGAAGGCCGGGCGCGACGGATCCCAGTGCGGGATCTTGCTCACGGAGCCTCGCGTTTCCGGACTGCACGCGTCGGTCAAGCTCGACAACGGCCAGCTCCTGATTCGTGACGAGAACAGCAACAACGGGACCCTGGTGAACGGCAACCGCATCGCCCCCGGCACTTGGACGCCGGTGCAAGACGGTTCGCTCCTGCGCTTCGGCCCGGTCGAGTTCAGCGTTCGGCTGGAGTAG
- a CDS encoding FHA domain-containing protein, with the protein MVACPRCGISNQPTSKFCASCGAPLPASGAAPGSPYGPPPGPPPGGPPPQAGPPGWGPPPGQGAPPPQGPPPGYGPPPGPPPGAPPPAGPPGWGAPPGPPPGAPPGYGAPPQAYPPPGGPPPGPPPGAWGPPGQVPAGPGAAPFRVGSPEGLNPFGATMTPDLPGSPMATPPGPPAPGAPPGVGPTNPGPAGAVAPGGPPGWNDPAAFAATAPPPTTDEHDKAQQAQAQQQQHQASPAPAPVAPPPPAPEPVPAPAAEASPKPASESGAKDPMQVAPDAPRALAGFLVGYEGAELGIFWPVYQGKNVVGRKAAADGLDIEVDHPTTSSRHAIVHASARPGRFKVEDQGSTNGTFVNDEKLAPNAAKELVDGDQLRFGGYAVTVKIV; encoded by the coding sequence ATGGTCGCGTGCCCGCGGTGCGGCATCTCGAATCAACCCACTAGCAAGTTCTGCGCGTCCTGCGGCGCCCCGCTGCCCGCTTCGGGCGCCGCTCCCGGCTCACCCTATGGGCCGCCGCCAGGACCGCCCCCCGGAGGACCGCCACCACAGGCTGGACCGCCTGGCTGGGGACCGCCACCGGGGCAAGGCGCACCTCCACCCCAGGGACCGCCGCCGGGGTATGGCCCTCCACCGGGACCACCTCCGGGTGCGCCACCCCCAGCCGGCCCTCCGGGTTGGGGCGCTCCCCCCGGACCGCCTCCCGGAGCGCCCCCCGGCTACGGAGCTCCGCCTCAGGCGTATCCGCCTCCTGGTGGTCCCCCTCCCGGCCCGCCGCCTGGAGCCTGGGGTCCCCCTGGCCAAGTGCCCGCCGGGCCAGGCGCGGCACCGTTCAGGGTGGGCTCTCCGGAAGGCCTCAATCCGTTCGGCGCCACCATGACACCGGACCTCCCGGGCAGCCCGATGGCAACTCCGCCAGGACCGCCGGCACCTGGAGCGCCGCCGGGCGTGGGCCCCACCAATCCGGGACCCGCTGGCGCGGTAGCACCGGGCGGCCCTCCCGGCTGGAACGATCCCGCGGCCTTCGCAGCCACGGCGCCGCCGCCAACCACGGACGAGCACGACAAGGCGCAGCAGGCGCAGGCGCAGCAGCAACAGCATCAGGCCTCCCCCGCTCCGGCCCCCGTCGCTCCGCCGCCGCCCGCTCCCGAGCCCGTTCCCGCTCCTGCCGCCGAAGCCAGTCCCAAGCCGGCGTCGGAGAGCGGGGCGAAGGACCCGATGCAGGTCGCCCCCGACGCGCCCAGAGCTCTGGCGGGCTTCTTGGTTGGCTACGAGGGCGCCGAGCTCGGGATCTTCTGGCCCGTGTACCAAGGCAAGAACGTCGTCGGTCGCAAGGCCGCCGCCGATGGCCTCGACATCGAGGTGGATCACCCGACGACGTCGTCGCGGCACGCCATCGTGCACGCGTCGGCGCGCCCGGGCCGCTTCAAGGTGGAGGACCAAGGCAGCACGAACGGGACCTTCGTCAACGACGAGAAGCTGGCGCCGAATGCTGCCAAGGAGCTCGTAGATGGCGACCAACTCCGCTTCGGCGGCTACGCCGTCACGGTCAAAATCGTCTGA
- the rplS gene encoding 50S ribosomal protein L19, with the protein MSTTHSKIEALEKSALRNDLPAFRVGDTIAVHYRIVEGDKLRTQVFRGTVIKRHRAGARSTFTVRKTSFNVGVERVFLQHSPRIEQIEVVSRGVVRQARLQYLRGLSGKAARIKDEKDI; encoded by the coding sequence ATGTCGACCACTCACTCCAAGATCGAAGCGCTCGAAAAGAGCGCGCTCCGCAATGACCTGCCGGCGTTTCGCGTTGGCGACACCATCGCCGTGCACTACCGCATCGTCGAGGGCGACAAGCTCCGCACCCAGGTCTTCCGGGGTACCGTGATCAAGCGCCATCGAGCGGGGGCTCGCAGCACCTTCACTGTTCGAAAGACCAGCTTCAACGTGGGCGTGGAGCGCGTGTTCCTCCAGCATTCTCCCCGGATCGAGCAGATCGAGGTCGTGAGCCGCGGTGTGGTGCGGCAGGCCCGCCTGCAATACCTGCGTGGGCTGTCCGGCAAGGCCGCTCGCATCAAGGACGAGAAGGACATCTGA
- a CDS encoding serine/threonine-protein phosphatase produces the protein MRRAVRGVVVDFAELSDAGRDPSKQINEDAAGFADTTIGLLLVVCDGMGGHSAGREASTVGVRTIVEAVTARSAADPPRDALWSAVDSAGRAVYAVGGDAPQELRPGSTCVALLLHPGGAEVAHVGDSRAYLLRGESIARLTRDHSMVQQMVDAGVLSESDAATHPEANKITRALGMAPTVEVELRPEPLALMSGDRLLLCTDGLTDLVGDAEIKDIVNRHSRTDPAPACSELVALANERGGHDNITVQLAHVATVPTAATVVLPDGRGSKTTVLDEELPPGATVPGGDGPSPTILDEPRTERTTLPGDAPMPARPFRRDPEVAEGGAQPRSVARVLVLFAAVVTLVIVGGVFVWWLHGALRRHGNDEEVPPPPPPPTTASERTLQPLPTPEDDSGVDATTVPPEKPDATPDAKLDAGAPDGAAFP, from the coding sequence GTGCGCCGCGCCGTACGGGGCGTCGTCGTCGACTTCGCCGAGCTGTCCGACGCTGGCCGCGATCCCTCGAAGCAGATCAACGAGGACGCCGCCGGTTTCGCCGACACGACCATCGGCTTGCTGCTGGTGGTGTGCGACGGCATGGGCGGACACTCCGCGGGGCGCGAAGCCAGCACCGTCGGCGTCCGCACCATCGTCGAAGCCGTGACCGCGCGAAGCGCGGCTGATCCGCCGCGCGATGCGCTGTGGTCGGCCGTCGACAGCGCCGGGCGAGCGGTCTACGCGGTCGGAGGCGACGCACCGCAGGAGCTGCGCCCGGGTTCCACCTGCGTCGCGCTGCTGCTCCACCCCGGCGGCGCGGAGGTGGCCCACGTGGGCGATTCGCGAGCCTATCTGCTGCGGGGGGAGTCCATCGCTCGACTCACCCGGGATCACTCGATGGTACAGCAGATGGTGGATGCCGGCGTGCTCAGCGAGAGCGACGCCGCCACCCATCCGGAGGCCAACAAGATCACGCGGGCCCTGGGCATGGCCCCCACCGTCGAGGTGGAGCTGCGCCCCGAGCCGCTGGCACTGATGAGCGGTGATCGCCTGCTGCTGTGCACCGACGGTCTGACGGACCTGGTCGGTGACGCGGAGATCAAGGACATCGTCAACCGCCACTCGCGCACGGACCCCGCCCCGGCGTGCAGCGAGCTCGTGGCGCTCGCCAACGAGCGCGGCGGCCACGACAACATCACGGTGCAGCTCGCTCACGTTGCCACAGTGCCAACGGCCGCCACCGTGGTGCTTCCGGACGGACGGGGCAGCAAGACCACGGTGTTGGACGAGGAGCTCCCGCCCGGCGCCACGGTCCCCGGTGGCGACGGCCCGTCGCCGACGATCTTGGACGAGCCCAGAACGGAGCGGACCACGCTCCCCGGGGACGCGCCCATGCCCGCTCGGCCCTTCCGTCGCGATCCGGAGGTCGCCGAAGGCGGCGCTCAGCCGCGCAGCGTGGCCCGTGTGTTGGTGCTGTTCGCGGCGGTCGTCACGTTGGTCATCGTGGGCGGAGTGTTCGTATGGTGGCTGCATGGCGCACTTCGACGCCACGGCAACGACGAAGAGGTTCCGCCGCCCCCTCCCCCGCCGACGACGGCGTCGGAGCGGACGCTCCAGCCGCTGCCGACACCGGAGGACGACTCCGGCGTGGACGCCACCACGGTTCCGCCCGAAAAACCCGACGCGACCCCGGACGCGAAGCTGGATGCGGGAGCCCCGGACGGAGCGGCATTCCCTTGA
- a CDS encoding FHA domain-containing protein, which translates to MIPGLGKQTITIGTAESCDIRLGGPGVAPEHARIVHQGGGQLVFIDAGAGPSLANGAQLQPNTPVPFDFRTQFVVGQAAVPISHPAIVMMLMHPGGLSPVPGQITFGREAEKAHVVVQHPNVSGHHATVTLNPLTVTDHGSTSGTWLAGRRLTPQQAQPIDANALLTLGPVPLPMHLVFQLAQSLAGGGQAAAAPGPAPAPAQDGGGAAQPRKKHKTVIGQVALGGPGQPSYKTIGRTPDNDIKIEHPQVSSKHALLHKMGGQLYLEDRGSSNGTYVRGQRIPPGQKVAVQNGEKVFIGPMPLLIQVEAEEVAMIVEDAAQWAGRPLYEIEAWDLVMQVRDRDNPSQMKTLLDHISFKAMPGDLIALMGPSGAGKTTLLLTLNGYLPPTAGQVRINGEDLYAIYDALRGSIGYVPQDDIVHPELTVYEAVRYSALFRLPPDYSDEEIDRRVHATLAQLGLESVAHLQIGKPEKKILSGGQRKRVNIAMELVTDPVIMFLDEPTSGLAADDTTALVQLLADLARTTGKTIICTIHQPAKDEYEKFNLALILGQGGIPIYYGPTRDGYRFFGSYLERQGKPNDIDNPRDMFDMLNQRERPIWDSMRAQNPYAPRAMARQAAAREWNAEFFNPQNPVFQKMFSGPRSVGTGSNQQGVPRTRPKTRGQFGLLLSRYFKVKVRDVSGTAIMLLQAPIIGFLLALVFGGQKDAIPYWCLGALQELGRRSGGLGNTNDLLTKMQTTPDHSGAAFFLVVAAVWFGTSNAAREIVSERAIYLRERMVNLKLFNYVFSKFFLLSFFCVIQCTVLLGIVFFALGFNGGPEAFVIDLGTMIITAMNSVAIGLLLSTMVTSSEAAMALTPIALLPQVVLGGIMVPMTTNPWLEYPMYVVPARWGFQGVVAQERMAIADDAAWVMDLKRPDLVSPENFVFQGKFKCAQAQIASTDFHGAWGFSQYKDVWLPPVVLFAMMVTMLIVILILLKRRDSI; encoded by the coding sequence ATGATCCCTGGCCTCGGCAAGCAAACCATCACCATCGGCACTGCCGAGAGCTGCGACATCCGCCTCGGCGGTCCCGGCGTCGCGCCGGAGCACGCTCGGATCGTTCATCAGGGCGGCGGGCAGCTCGTGTTCATCGACGCAGGCGCGGGGCCTTCGTTGGCGAACGGCGCCCAGCTCCAACCCAACACTCCCGTCCCCTTCGACTTCCGTACCCAGTTCGTCGTCGGTCAGGCGGCGGTGCCCATCTCGCACCCCGCCATCGTGATGATGCTGATGCACCCGGGCGGGCTCTCGCCGGTCCCCGGGCAGATCACCTTCGGGCGCGAGGCAGAGAAGGCCCACGTCGTGGTGCAGCACCCGAACGTGTCAGGGCACCACGCGACGGTCACGCTGAATCCATTGACCGTCACCGATCACGGTTCCACCAGCGGAACCTGGCTCGCGGGGCGGCGACTCACGCCGCAGCAGGCGCAACCGATCGACGCCAACGCACTCCTTACGCTCGGTCCCGTGCCTCTGCCCATGCACCTGGTGTTCCAGCTGGCGCAGTCGTTGGCCGGCGGTGGTCAAGCTGCCGCCGCGCCCGGACCCGCGCCAGCTCCAGCCCAAGATGGCGGAGGCGCAGCCCAACCGCGGAAGAAGCACAAGACCGTCATCGGGCAGGTCGCCCTCGGAGGCCCTGGGCAGCCCAGCTACAAGACCATCGGCCGCACCCCGGACAACGACATCAAGATCGAGCATCCGCAGGTGTCCAGCAAGCACGCCCTCCTGCACAAGATGGGCGGACAGCTGTACCTGGAGGACCGCGGTAGCTCCAACGGCACCTACGTCCGTGGCCAGCGCATCCCGCCGGGACAGAAGGTTGCCGTACAAAACGGCGAAAAGGTCTTCATCGGACCGATGCCTCTCCTGATCCAGGTGGAGGCGGAAGAGGTCGCGATGATCGTGGAGGACGCGGCGCAATGGGCCGGCCGTCCCCTGTACGAGATCGAGGCGTGGGACCTGGTGATGCAGGTTCGGGACCGCGACAACCCGAGCCAGATGAAGACCCTGCTGGACCACATCAGCTTCAAGGCGATGCCCGGCGACCTCATCGCGCTGATGGGTCCCTCCGGCGCCGGCAAGACCACGCTGCTGCTCACGTTGAACGGATACTTGCCGCCCACGGCGGGGCAAGTACGCATCAACGGCGAAGATCTGTACGCCATCTACGATGCGCTACGTGGGTCCATCGGCTACGTGCCGCAGGACGACATCGTGCACCCCGAGCTCACGGTGTACGAGGCCGTGCGCTACAGCGCGTTGTTCCGCTTGCCGCCGGACTATTCCGACGAGGAAATCGACCGCCGTGTGCACGCCACGCTGGCCCAGCTGGGCCTGGAAAGCGTGGCGCACCTGCAGATCGGCAAGCCCGAGAAGAAGATCCTGTCCGGTGGTCAGCGCAAGCGCGTGAACATCGCCATGGAGCTGGTGACGGACCCCGTCATCATGTTCCTCGACGAGCCGACGAGCGGTTTGGCCGCGGATGACACCACCGCATTGGTTCAGCTGCTCGCGGACCTCGCTCGCACCACGGGCAAGACGATCATCTGCACCATCCACCAGCCGGCCAAGGACGAGTACGAGAAGTTCAACCTCGCTCTGATCCTGGGACAGGGTGGCATTCCCATCTATTACGGCCCCACGCGGGATGGCTACCGCTTCTTCGGTTCCTACTTGGAGCGGCAAGGCAAGCCGAACGACATCGACAATCCCCGCGACATGTTCGACATGTTGAACCAGCGGGAGCGCCCGATCTGGGACTCCATGCGGGCCCAGAATCCCTACGCGCCCAGGGCCATGGCGCGGCAGGCCGCCGCTCGCGAGTGGAACGCGGAGTTCTTCAACCCACAAAACCCCGTCTTCCAGAAGATGTTCTCCGGCCCACGCTCGGTGGGCACCGGCTCGAATCAGCAAGGGGTGCCCCGCACCCGCCCCAAGACACGCGGACAGTTCGGACTGCTCCTCAGTCGCTACTTCAAGGTGAAGGTGCGCGACGTGAGCGGGACGGCGATCATGCTGCTCCAGGCGCCGATCATCGGCTTCTTGCTGGCGCTGGTGTTCGGCGGTCAGAAGGACGCCATTCCGTACTGGTGCCTGGGCGCGCTGCAGGAGCTCGGCCGCCGCAGCGGCGGTCTGGGCAACACCAACGACCTGCTCACCAAGATGCAAACCACGCCGGACCATTCCGGCGCGGCGTTCTTCCTGGTGGTGGCGGCCGTCTGGTTCGGAACCAGCAACGCCGCCCGAGAGATCGTCAGTGAGAGAGCCATCTATCTGCGCGAGCGGATGGTGAACCTCAAGCTCTTCAACTACGTCTTCTCCAAGTTCTTCCTGCTATCGTTCTTCTGCGTCATCCAGTGCACGGTGCTGCTCGGTATCGTTTTCTTCGCGCTGGGCTTCAACGGTGGCCCCGAAGCGTTCGTGATCGACCTGGGGACGATGATCATCACGGCGATGAACTCCGTGGCCATCGGCCTCCTGCTCAGCACCATGGTCACCAGCAGCGAAGCGGCCATGGCCCTCACCCCCATCGCCCTGCTGCCCCAGGTGGTGCTCGGCGGAATCATGGTGCCGATGACCACCAACCCCTGGCTCGAGTACCCGATGTACGTCGTGCCGGCGCGCTGGGGCTTCCAGGGCGTGGTGGCACAGGAGCGCATGGCCATCGCGGACGACGCCGCCTGGGTGATGGACCTCAAACGGCCAGACCTGGTGAGCCCCGAGAACTTCGTGTTTCAGGGCAAGTTCAAGTGCGCCCAGGCGCAGATCGCCAGCACCGACTTTCACGGAGCCTGGGGCTTCTCCCAGTACAAGGACGTCTGGCTACCGCCAGTCGTGCTGTTCGCGATGATGGTGACGATGCTGATCGTCATTCTCATCCTTCTCAAGCGGCGCGACTCCATCTGA
- a CDS encoding 1-acyl-sn-glycerol-3-phosphate acyltransferase, with the protein MAQVLLGTYTYAEFLACAVTFVPIMGVSHFRHRKDPTQRMPGRWMRRFGRFTSSLTPVWRFSVDGTPPADILERPYVVVSNHESTADPFLLSFLPWDMRWVAKEELFKIPLIGQMMHFGGDIPLKRGARDSVERMMDECKKTLAGGLPVMLFPEGTRSPNGELLPFKNGAFQLAIEAGVPVLPVALAGTRNCRPKGSKWFGRARALARVLEPVDTRGMTGADVERLRDSVRDRIRGALPAVRAAVGVPSDGVAPLEKDENDDQHRHHHREQHDWR; encoded by the coding sequence ATGGCCCAAGTCCTGCTCGGCACCTACACCTATGCCGAGTTCCTCGCTTGCGCGGTGACCTTCGTTCCCATCATGGGGGTGTCGCACTTTCGGCACCGCAAGGACCCGACCCAGCGCATGCCGGGTCGCTGGATGCGGCGCTTTGGTCGCTTCACGTCGTCCCTCACGCCAGTGTGGCGTTTCTCCGTCGACGGCACCCCACCCGCGGACATCTTGGAGCGCCCCTACGTGGTGGTCAGCAACCACGAGTCCACCGCGGATCCGTTCCTGCTCTCGTTTCTGCCGTGGGACATGCGCTGGGTGGCCAAGGAAGAGCTGTTCAAGATCCCGCTCATCGGTCAGATGATGCACTTCGGCGGCGACATTCCCCTCAAGCGCGGCGCCCGCGACAGTGTCGAGCGCATGATGGACGAGTGCAAGAAGACCCTCGCCGGCGGTCTCCCAGTGATGTTGTTTCCCGAAGGCACGCGCTCTCCCAACGGCGAGCTGCTGCCTTTCAAGAACGGAGCGTTCCAGCTGGCGATCGAGGCCGGCGTGCCGGTGTTGCCCGTCGCTCTCGCGGGTACGCGCAACTGCCGACCGAAGGGCTCCAAGTGGTTCGGGCGCGCGCGTGCCTTGGCGCGGGTGCTCGAGCCCGTGGACACTCGCGGGATGACCGGAGCGGACGTGGAACGACTGCGGGACTCGGTGCGGGATCGCATCCGAGGCGCTTTGCCCGCGGTTCGCGCCGCGGTGGGCGTTCCTTCAGATGGAGTCGCGCCGCTTGAGAAGGATGAGAATGACGATCAGCATCGTCACCATCATCGCGAACAGCACGACTGGCGGTAG